The DNA sequence CCGCCGATTTCCATGCCGCCCGATGCGAGGTCGAGGTGGTTCGCCACGACCGCAGCAAGGGGCCGTCTGCTGCCCGCAACACCGGACTGGCCATGTGCACCACGGATTTCGTGGCATTCCTGGACTCCGACGTGGTGCCGCATCGCGGTTGGCTGGAGGCACTGCTCGGCCACTTCTGCGATCCGGCAGTCGCGCTGGTGGCGCCGCGCATCGTGGGACTCGGGCACAGCGACGACCTGGTCGCGCGCTACGAAGCGGTGCGTTCGTCCCTCGATCTGGGGGAACGCGAAGCGCCGGTGGTGCCCTACGGCCCGGTGTCCCACGTGCCCAGCGCGGCGATCATCTGCCGACGGGCAGCGCTGCTGGAACTCGGCGGCTTCGACGAGACCTTGAGCTCCGGTGAAGATGTCGACCTGTGCTGGCGGCTGGTCGAGTCGGGGTCGAGGCTGCGGTACGAACCGATCGCCCTGGTGGCTCACGAGCATCGCACCCAGAAGCGGGACTGGTTGGCGCGCAAGGCTTTCTACGGCAGTTCCGCCGCACCGTTGTCGATCCGCCACCCGGACAAGACCGCCCCGGTGGTGGTGTCCGCGTGGAGTCTGCTGGTGTGGGTGCTGATGGCACTCGGCTCGGCGTCGGGCTATCTCGCGTCGTTGGTGTTCGCCGGTGTCACCACTGGGCGGATGGCCAAGTCAGTGCAGAACACCGATGCCGGGATCGGGGATGTCGCGGTTCTGACGCTACGCGGCATCGGCGCCGCCGCCCGCCAGCTCGCTGCTGCCACCTGTCGGCACTACTGGCCGTTGGCATTGGTGGCCGCGGTGGTCTCGCAGCGCTGCCGACAGGCCGTGCTGGTCGCCGCCGTCCTCGACGGGGTGCTGGACTGGTTCGCCCGTAACCGTGGCGGTGACGGTGAGGGCAAGCCGGTCGGCCTGTTCGCCTACGTGCTGCTCAAGCGGCTCGACGACCTTGCCTACGGTGCCGGGTTGTGGACGGGTGTGGTCCGGGAGCGAACCCTGCGGCCGCTCAAACCACAGATCAAGACGTGACCGATAGCCCGGGTTGTCGACATCACGCACAGTGACGTTCTGATCGTGGGCGCTGGTAGCGCCGGATCCGTGCTCGCCGAACGGCTCTCGGCCGATCCCTCGTGCCGGGTCACGGTGGTGGAGGCCGGGTACGGTCCGGCCGAACCCGGTGTTCGGGAGATGACGGCCAACGGGACCCAGCTGCCGATCGGCACGGCGAGTCCGCTGGCCCGCCGGTATCGCACCACGCTGACACAGGACCCGGTCCGGATCGCCGACATCGTGCGCGGCAGTACCGTCGGCGGTTCCGGGGCGGTCAACGGCGGGTATTTCTGCCGGGCGCTACCCGCTGACTTCGATGACCCCGCCGTCCCCGGCTGGTCCTGGGCCGAGGTGACCGGCCATTACCGGGCCATCGAGACCGACCTGGACTTCCCCGAGCAGCACGACGGCGGCCCGATCCGCATCACCCGGACCCATGAATTCAGTGGTAGCACAGCAGCATTCGTCGAGGCTGCCGGCGCAGCTGGGTACCGCTGGCTGCCCGACCTGAACGCGGAGCCTCGCGGCGAGAACTCCCCGCCGGGCATCGGCGCCGTCCCGCTCAACATCGTCGGCGGAATCCGGACCGGGCCGGGGGCTGCGTTCCTGCAACCAGCGATGGACCGGCCCAATCTCGAGGTGCTGACCCGGCACACCGTACTGCGGCTGCGGCTGGCCGGGTCGAGGGTGACCGGAGTCGAGGCGATCAGCCCGGAGGGCCGGGTCAGCTTGTCGGCCGACCGGGTCGTGCTGTCGGCCGGTGCCATCGAATCCGCGCATCTTCTGCTGCTGTCCGGTATCGGTCCGGCCGCGTCGCTGTGTGGCGCGGGGATCCCGGTGATCGCCGACCTGCCGGTGGGGCGGCGCACCTGGGACCATCCGGAGTGGGTGATCCCGACGACCTGGACGGTGGCGCCCGGCCGGCCGGTGCTGGAGGTGCTCCTGGTCGACGGTGACGTCGAGATCAGGCCCTACACAGGTGGTTTCATCTCGATGGTCGGGGAGGGAACGGCGGGCAGGCCGGACTGGCCGCACCTGGGCGTAGCACTCATGCGTCCGAGGTCGCACGGCAGGGTGACGATCACCTCGGCCGACCCGGCCGCGCCCCTGCAGATCGAGCACCGCTACGACAGTGATCCGGCCGATGTCGCGGAGCTGCACCGCGGCCATGCCCTGGCGGTTCAGATCGCCGGTGCGACAACCGAACTCGGTGAGCCGGCGTGGGCAACTTCGCAGCATCTGTGCGGTACCGCGCCGATGGGACGCGACGGCGACGAGTATGCCGTCGTCGATCCGCGCTGCCGGGTTCGGGGAGTCGACGGGCTGTGGGTGGTCGACGGGTCCGTGCTGCCGCGGATCCCCAGCCGGGGTCCGCATGCCACCATCGCGATGATCGGCCACCGCGCAGCGGAGTTCGTCTGCTGACTCAGGCCGCCAGCGGAACCAGGGCCTGCGCCAGGCGGGTTGCGGCTTCCACCCCGTCGATGACGGGCACGCCAAGGCGCTGTCGAAGAGGGTGGGCGAACCGGGCCATCGCCGCGCATCCGAGGACCACCGCGCCGCTGCGGTCGGTGCTCAGCGCGTACTCGCACAGCTGCGCGATCGGCAGGAAACTGCCGGGATCCGAATCGATCTGGAGTACCGGAATGTCGCAGGCATGGACCCCCAGGCACGAGCCGGCGGTGTAGTCGTCGGCCAGTTCCCAGGCCCGCGGCACCGTGGCCGACATGGACGTCACCACCGAGAACCCGCCGGCCAGCAGTGCGGCAGAATGCATGGCGGCCTGTGCGATCCCCAGCACCGGTGCGCGCACGGCGCCGCGTGCTGCCACCAGGCCGGGATCGCCGAAGCAGGCGATCACGTAGGCGTGCGGGCGCTGGTCGTCCGGACCCGCTGCAGCAGCAGCGATCTCAGTGAGAAGCCCTGGTACACAACGGCGCTCGTCGTCCTCGCTCTCGATACTGGCAGGCCCGTCCAGTGGGTTGACGGCGCGGATCTCGGTGTCCGGGTGGGCTGCCAGGCGGGCGGCCTGCGCAATCGCGGCAGTCATCGTGGCCGTGGTGTTGGGGTTGACGAACAGCAGCCGCACCAGCAGCAGTTTAGTGGCGGGCGCCGCAACACCGCACCGCGGGCGTGACGGCACTCGGTACCCTTGTCGGACGGGCTCAGGGTGGGAACTGCCCGGGAAGGACGCATGATGGCGGGGCAACGCAGCGACCCGCGACCGGCGCGCTCACGTGCCCGGTTGCTCGACGCGGCGACGGCGCTGCTGCGCAGTGGCGGCCCCAACGCCGTCACCGTCGATGCCGTCACCCGCGGCGCCAACGTCGCCCGCGCCACCCTCTACCGGCATTTTCCCAGCGGGAACGACCTGCTCGCGGCCGCCTTCAACAGCCTGATCCCGCCCGCACCGATGCCCCAGGAGGGCGGCACATTGCGCGAGCGGCTGGTGGCCCTGGTGCAGGCGCAGGCCGAACTCATCGTCGACACCCCGTTGTTGCTGACCGCCACCTACTGGCTGGCCCTGGGTCCGGACATGGA is a window from the Mycolicibacterium anyangense genome containing:
- the mftF gene encoding mycofactocin biosynthesis glycosyltransferase MftF (Members of this protein family, MftF, are glycosyltransferases, members of PF00535 (glycosyl transferase family 2). The encoding gene is found as part of the mycofactocin cassette, in Mycobacterium tuberculosis, many other Actinobacteria, and occasional members of other lineages. Mycofactocin itself, a putative redox carrier, is a heavily modified derivative of the C-terminal Val-Tyr dipeptide of the mycofactocin precursor MftA (TIGR03969).); protein product: MSQPRLPDGFAVQVDRRVRTLGSGSALLGGSPTRLLRLAPSAQTLLDGGRLEVRDAVSAQLARTLLDATVAHPRPAGGPSHRDVTVVIPVRDNAFGLYRLVMSLRAMRVIVVDDGSQTPVSAADFHAARCEVEVVRHDRSKGPSAARNTGLAMCTTDFVAFLDSDVVPHRGWLEALLGHFCDPAVALVAPRIVGLGHSDDLVARYEAVRSSLDLGEREAPVVPYGPVSHVPSAAIICRRAALLELGGFDETLSSGEDVDLCWRLVESGSRLRYEPIALVAHEHRTQKRDWLARKAFYGSSAAPLSIRHPDKTAPVVVSAWSLLVWVLMALGSASGYLASLVFAGVTTGRMAKSVQNTDAGIGDVAVLTLRGIGAAARQLAAATCRHYWPLALVAAVVSQRCRQAVLVAAVLDGVLDWFARNRGGDGEGKPVGLFAYVLLKRLDDLAYGAGLWTGVVRERTLRPLKPQIKT
- the mftG gene encoding mycofactocin dehydrogenase MftG — encoded protein: MTHSDVLIVGAGSAGSVLAERLSADPSCRVTVVEAGYGPAEPGVREMTANGTQLPIGTASPLARRYRTTLTQDPVRIADIVRGSTVGGSGAVNGGYFCRALPADFDDPAVPGWSWAEVTGHYRAIETDLDFPEQHDGGPIRITRTHEFSGSTAAFVEAAGAAGYRWLPDLNAEPRGENSPPGIGAVPLNIVGGIRTGPGAAFLQPAMDRPNLEVLTRHTVLRLRLAGSRVTGVEAISPEGRVSLSADRVVLSAGAIESAHLLLLSGIGPAASLCGAGIPVIADLPVGRRTWDHPEWVIPTTWTVAPGRPVLEVLLVDGDVEIRPYTGGFISMVGEGTAGRPDWPHLGVALMRPRSHGRVTITSADPAAPLQIEHRYDSDPADVAELHRGHALAVQIAGATTELGEPAWATSQHLCGTAPMGRDGDEYAVVDPRCRVRGVDGLWVVDGSVLPRIPSRGPHATIAMIGHRAAEFVC
- a CDS encoding TetR/AcrR family transcriptional regulator gives rise to the protein MAGQRSDPRPARSRARLLDAATALLRSGGPNAVTVDAVTRGANVARATLYRHFPSGNDLLAAAFNSLIPPAPMPQEGGTLRERLVALVQAQAELIVDTPLLLTATYWLALGPDMERMPDRADGDSPEIRTLRERIAQQYGAPFEAILASPEAVAELGEVDRAQAMMLLIGPVVTARISTLTDFDYRECSRKAVDGFLAVHRRAGDITSVPPESAGA
- a CDS encoding aspartate/glutamate racemase family protein, producing MRLLFVNPNTTATMTAAIAQAARLAAHPDTEIRAVNPLDGPASIESEDDERRCVPGLLTEIAAAAAGPDDQRPHAYVIACFGDPGLVAARGAVRAPVLGIAQAAMHSAALLAGGFSVVTSMSATVPRAWELADDYTAGSCLGVHACDIPVLQIDSDPGSFLPIAQLCEYALSTDRSGAVVLGCAAMARFAHPLRQRLGVPVIDGVEAATRLAQALVPLAA